The Opisthocomus hoazin isolate bOpiHoa1 chromosome 2, bOpiHoa1.hap1, whole genome shotgun sequence genomic interval GAAGGAATGGCAAACGCTGCCCATCATCTGGTGTAAGATAGCCTGATTCTCAGTGAAGTCCAGAGGACTGCCACAAGTGCTCAGTAGTCTTCCATTTACAGCTCTGATCTGGTAGAAATAAAGACTTCTGTGACAGTTTCTGCTCCAGTCAATACCTAATTGTTTTGGGCACGAATTGCATCAGTGTTTGTTTTTACCTTCTTCTGTGCCAGCTGGGAGTTGTAAATCTGGTAGCACATCTAGACTTAGGTGTCAAACTCAACAACACAAAATATGCGTGTCTCACCTTACACATACAGGCAACCCTATGTCTGAAGTTAATGTATgcatcttttaattaaaaatttggaACTTAATCACAGTTACCGTGCAGTATTTCCCACAAAACAAAGCTGTTAAAGGTATTAAACGATTATACGTGGATTTTGACATGCATTGGTTCGAACTGCAGTCTCAATGTAATAAAAGAAGATAATATACTGATAATAATCAATAGATTTCTGTATGCAATGTTTAAATAATGCATTTCTGTAAGCTATCTGTAGCATACTTACTTTATTCCTATTCTAATTTCTTACACTAATTTTAATTGAAAGTAAACACCCCTATATTCGTGGTAACATTTTTCCTTAGGTTCCGATTTCGTGTTAATTGGTATTTATATTTCAAATACATTCCGTGTGTGTATACACACGTGCTTAGGTACAATGCATGACGGGTTAATGTAGCATGGAAGCTGCAGGTTTTGTATCCCGGAATGTATTTGGGATTGTAAAGTGTAGTCTGAAATAAAGGTGAAAAGACTTCTTTACCCCTAGGTATAAACATGCACATATATCAGTAGACTAGAAAGGCAAAAGGTTTACTTTGCTTTCACAGACCAAATGTTTTAAGAtgctgttaaataaataaaaacagtaaGATGCCCTTCATATTATGTAACCTTTACAAAGTCAATAAACTGGAGAGTCAATTAAAAAACATCAAGGAGAAACTGAACTGAAGCCAAATGGAGACTGAGATATCAGCCAAACGATATTGTAATGATTCCTTCAAAAAcggaaatattatttttaaaaataattcatgtaACTTGTCACTTGCtgccacagctttttttttcttttttcctggaacAAGGGATTTTCCTAAACAATTTTTTGTGTTTATTAATAAGGGCCAGAAGGCCATGAAAACATGAACGAGGTACATGTGGCATGGGCAGAAGGAGTCAAAGTGTAAATGCATTATTAACAAATAAGCAGATTAGTAGTGGGGTCATTTATTTATCACTTTCTTCCAATCACTCaaacaaaatagtatttttttgttATCTCAATTTATTTGACACTGTACTGATATTTAAActgttgtttaaaacaaaactggaaCTAGAAATAGGTCATTTTTAACGCGTACCTTTCGAGAGTGGTGTATCAGTATCTTCTCAGTGGAGAAAGTTAAAAAGTGCAGTTACATCTGGCCCAGTAAATGTACTTTTTAAGCGGACTGCTGCAGCAATAATGTCTCACATGAAGGTAATAAAGTCTTTTACTCAGCGAGCAAGAAAACTGTGTATCGGTCATGAGGAAACAAGTACTGGTGTCCTTCACGATCCGAAAAGCAGTTGCATTTTCTGGGTGATGCACCGAGAAGTTCCTTTGCAGACAAGTGTCTACATCTGTTGTAATGGACTGACAAAAAGCAACGTTCAGGATagattacttttttcattttctgcaatAATTTCCATTAAAGATTCATAGTCAGCATATTCTCTCAGAGTTTGTATCATTTCATCTAGCATTTCTTCCCCTAGCATGAAACTCTCAATATGATGCACTGATCTGCTTATCCTGTGGTCAGTAATCCGGTCCTGCGGAAAGTTGTATGTTCTGATCTTCTCCGATCTTCCTTTAGTCCCAATCTGTCAAACAAGAAGAATCAATTTATCATCATCGTCCTTTTATAGAAAGGACGAAATACTGATTAAGCATCTAAAGCCAAAGCTTTGTCTTCCTTCTGTGGTTATCCAAAATTTGTTATACAGTACTTAGACCAGCTCAGTAGTTGCCACAATTGTTCTCAAATATGTAAAAGAACAATTTTACTGTGTCTTTTTCTAATACTATTCTGCTTCTTCATGCTATAATCCAGTCTGTTTCACTAGTTCTCTACGATTTACACACTACTGAAATTTTGTCTGGCTTATATACAACCTTTATTGCTGCAGTAGAGTGTAATTTTTTTGCCTAGTAGAAGTCCTTCCTGGGCTCCTGTTCCTTTATGTTTCCATCTACTATTTGCAAGTCAAGACAGGGGTTACCCCAAGAACATACGCTTGTACAGAATTATATCTTGACTAAGTAAAACTTACTTGAATCTTTCGAACGCTGTTTCTCTTTTTGGTTTCTTCTTCCAGTTTGGCGTTGTACAGTTTAGCACATAGCATTTGCATAGCCTTCTCTTTGTTTCTAATCTGAGATCTTTCTTGCTGACATTCAGACATGATCCCTGCCAAAAATATCATGACATTTAACACTTAACAGTAACACATACTCAAAGGGTTTTGCAATTTCTATAAGATTTTTATCATGTTACAGTAAGCTGTTTCTTTCTTCAATACATACTTTTAACTAGGAATGTAAAAGTCCAGGCTTATTAATGTCTGATGATACATTCTGGGAGAGAACTGCAGGCGGAGTTGTACAGGTGCTTTAAGCCACATGATAAGAATTTGATTTGGTATGTTGGACAACAGGTAGATAATGAAACAAAAGATATGTGATGTGATCTGGCTTACAGAAGACACCTTTAATACCTGTAATTTTTGGCCGCAGTTCTAGGAAATTTAGGGTTTAAGGAGCAGTAAAATACAGAAGATAGTGAGTATATAGAATATGATCAGAACACACAAAAGTGggcactatttaaaaaaaaaaacagtgtggtTCCTCCCCCCAGAACATACGACTGAAGTTAAGATGACAAGTGAACTGTCTAAGAAGGGAGTAGGGAGAAGAAATACAGGAAGAAGATGGCACAAGCTAAGCTGTTATTTGGATTTATTTTAAGGAACTCTGTTAAGATTACAGTATACTTTTATAAGATTACATAGTACTACTTTATGAAAGACTTGTTTACAAACAACTTTTTGGGTTTCAATGAAGATTTATAAACAGTTAGGATGAGAGAAATAGAAGAAGTAACAGGACATTTGTAAAGGAAAAGAGATGAAGAGAGATCAATAGGAAGGAAGATGGGAAAGGTGGAATAGGAAAAAGTCAGGAGATACGGTGAGATATAAAAACCCCTATGAACCATCTGTGATGCATAACcacaaaaaatctgaaatacattttaagattTCTATAACAAACACTTTTGCCTTCAGCAAAAACTACGATTGTTTGTTGGTTTTAGAGGTTTTTTAAAAGATGCAGGCAATCCAGAACTTTTTTGATCTGGAGTATCTTTTTGTCGCCATAGCTTGAACAGAATTCTACCATCTCCACTGTTTATCTTCTCTTTAGCGAGGTGATGCAACAAGAGTAGGACGAATTAATGTCTTCAATAAACCTTAAGAAATAGGTGGCAGAAATCTGGATAGGTGAAGATAAAGAGCACTCAGGATTACCCTAAGGCTGCAAAGCCTAAGTAATGTTTGTGGTAGAGAAGAGGAAAAGTTAAAAAGCAATGAAAGTCAAGGCAGCTGTTGTGGATTGTTCGAAAGGAAGTAAAAAGCTTAGAAATGGcaataaaaaaaagatacaatagCTAAAATCAGGTAGCACTTGAGGGTGTATCTTATCCCTCCTACATTTCCTAACCTGAGCGCTGGGGATGGGCCTCCTAATTCTGCACGTAATCTACGGGAAAGGAGCCAGCAGACCAGTGGAAGCTGGCATCCTGAGTACACTCTGCAATTAAAAGCAACATTTTCATACAGAAATAGAGCCATCTCTCTTTCAGAGACTAGTCAAGAAACGGCAAATCGTCAGGTTTTAACCtactctgtttttcagtttctttttgatTATTCGAAAGCTTAAATATAACTTTTTCATGGAAACTGATCTGCACGCTTTTAGACTGTCATGCTTAATGGCAAAATAGATGGCTTACCTACTGAAGCCAGTAGTCTTCACCATTACGAACTGGGGTGGGCAAAGGACACTGCCTTTGGAATACTATAAGCACACATGAAAATTATACAAAAACTCTGCTCCGCTGCTGTCTAGGTTTGAAAATAAAACCGTTGTTTCAGAAGAAACTCTGACAGCAGCTTTGCCATGTAGATCTTGTACTAAGGGAAAAATGAAGCACCTGTTGGAATATGAAGTATTCGTACAGCACTGTCTGTGGTATTGACATGCTGGCCTCCGGCTCCGCTAGCTCGCTTTGTTTCTATTCGTAGATCTTTCGGATTAATTTGCAGCCTCATCTGTCAAgggagacaaaaaaaacaaaaaaacacacgtATATGTTGTTTCTTTCTAGACAGACGTCAAATATGCATAGTTGGTTTATTGTATAAGGCATTCAGGCAAGATCAAACTTTCTGAAGTTCATGAGTCGTACCTCATATCCATTTATAAAAACACTAACAAATGTTCGCAGCCAGACTGGAATGCAACATGATGGAAGCGGGGAAATCAGACAAATAGCAGCTTAAGGCATAACCATCCCTTAGCATTAATCTTCCCCCTCTTCTGAAAGCTCTGCACCCTCTTCCAGCAGAGTTGACCAATATCTGAACTTGGCCAGATGGCTTTCACATAAAATGGAATGTATTCCCTTTGCTGGCTCTGGAATGGGCCAATGGTCTCTAGGAGGAAGGAGTGGAAAACTTCGGGCAAGAATACGAAGGAGTAACATCTTTGACAATTTACTAGGTCAACATGAAACAAAGATCAAAACACAACTTTAACTCTTAGCCAGTTTTTTTTAACCAAGCAAATATGGCAAGAATGAATTATCACCCGTACATTCTGGAAGGGGAAAGTGAGGATACTACAAAAATGGGGAGAAGGAGGTGCTAAAAGAAATCTCTATGAGCTCTGTAAACTAACTCCGTCTTTTGTTACTTTGTAAAAAAATGTAAAGTTTTCCACAAAACATTCAAGATGGTTACAGTGAATTTTCAAGTTATAGTGAACTGCCAGTGACTTTCATGAGATCAGGATTATGAGGAAATCCAGAAATTCTTTATTTCACCCCCTACacaaaaattaataaagaaatatGACTTAGTTTAAAACTAAgataaaagaaaatcactatgAGAGAATAACAAGAGACAGAAAACACTTGGGTATCAGCAATATGGCATGTAAAAACGTAGCTCGTGGTAAAGTCTGTTATACTAAAAGATAAATATACTAAAAGATAAATAACCTCAGTGGGTTGGGGTAATATTGCAACAGTCATTGTGCTGGTGTGAATTCGtccttgtttttctgtctttggcACCCGCTGAACACGATGCACTCCTCCTTCAAATTTCATGTACTTGTAAGCCTCAAGGCCGGCTATACTGGCAACCGCATGTCTTAGGCCAccttaaatacagaagaaaaacagttgtaAAGCTGTTGCATTGCCCGTACTACACTGTTACATTTAAAACAGTGTATTTTGACATCATTGTTATTTGTTTCTTAAAATTATGAGTTTACTATTTAAATACTTAGGCAGAATAATACTGAAAATGCAAGGAAAACTCTTAAAAACTAAGTCAGCTACACATGCTCACACACTATCTCAAGTAAAGGATTGTCAAATTCTTTTTTATAGAGCCCAATTTAATTACTTTACGTACATAAAAAGATTGTCTATGAACCATGTACATACATGTACACATAAACCCATAAACCACAGCAGAACTCTAACACCGGTAGTTTTACATAAGGATCAAATTTTGAAAGCTACCTCCAGAAACTAcatcaatatttttattgttaGGTCAGAACCTTATCATTCAATGAGAAAAACCTCCACTCTTTAGCTAAAGGATGAGTATTATTCATACTCATCTATCCTCCTCTGTGCATCCTACCCATGCCTCGTCTTTGCTCTCTCAGTTCGTTTTAATCTTCTACTCCCTTAGAGTTAGCAGAACTCCAGCTCCTCCCCCTCTTACCCATAACTCCACCAAAACATTCGACAGCAATGTACTAAAAACTAGCATTGAACAGTTGGAGCTTGGAAGTCAAGCCCAATACAATCATGTTTTCATGACAGAAAGAGTTTGTTGCAACACTAGTTTATGGCATTCTTGCTGTTCCTTGTTTGCTAGTGTGCAAACCCTTCAGTCGTGCCAGTGTAACTGTGTGAAGGATCAGGGAACTGATGGCACTACAAATTGATGTAATTTTTCacctgttttgatttttaatccAGCTCAGTTCCCAGATCCCATTCTCAGCACAGGGCATGGTGTGCCAAGGGAATGATGAAGGAGGAGATAGGTGGCCTTGAAAGAGTATTGCTGCTGAAGTCTTGCAACATAAAACCACAGCCGAGGAAAAGAAAAGGCATGTACTtctcagaaatactgttttaagCTATCTCTAGACTAAGGAAATCAACAATAGGCACAAGATAGCagctttttaaaaagggtaaatgAAGACTATGTCAAATCTGAAGGTGCCgtgcagagcaggagaaaatCATTGGCCAGATTTCTCACCTCCACAAGGAAAGTTTGCAAACATGTTTATTCTACAGAAATTTAACATCACCTCATAACTTTACTAAAACGTATTTCCTTTTACAGTTACATTTGTGGAAAATAGCCTAAActgcctcttcctttttctttcacctcatttttctccttctgacttttaaaattttgctcCTACTTGTACAAATCTGTACCACTTCGATTCAAATGCACAGTTCAACATACCTAGTGCTTTGCTGGTTTAATTTATAGCCATTATCTACTTTCATTTCTATAAGACAAATCTGTCATGTTTAGAATAAACCTGACCATAAAGCATGTAGTTTAACGAAAAGAATATGTGTAAAGATCCTCAGTTTAGATCAGTAAGTGTCATTCTAATAGGTACTGTGAAATCTTTCTACTGCTATGCAAACGCTATTCAAATGAACAAAAGATTTcttctttacagaatcacagaatgttaggggttggaagggacctctgtgggtcatccagtccaacccccctgccgaagcagggtcacctacagtaggctgtagaggaccttgtccaggcgggtcttgaatatctccagagaaggagactccacaacctccctgggcagcctgttccagtgctccgtcaccctcagagggaagaagttcttcctcatgttcagacggaacttcctgtgcctcagtttgtgcccattgccccttgtcctgtcgctgggcaccactgaaaagagcttggccccatcctcctgacacccacccttcagatatttgtaagtatatattaggtcccctcgcagccttctcttcttcaggctaaacaagcccagctccctcagcctctcctcgtaggtgagatgttccagtcccctcaccatcctcgtagccctccgctggactctctccagtagctcttcatcttttttgaactggggagcccagaactggacagagtactccagatgaggcctcactagggcagtgtagaggggaaggagaacctccctcgacctgctggccacactcctcctaatgcaccccagaatgccattgaccttcttggcagccagggcacactgctggctcatagtcaacttgtcattcaccaggacacccaggttcctccccacagagctgctctccagcaggtccaccccaagcctgtactgatgcatggggttgttcctccccaggtgcaggaccctgcatttgcctttgttgaacttcatcaggttcctctctgcccaactttccagcctgtccaggtcacactgaatggcagcacagccttctggtgtatccaccactcctcccagtttggtgtcatcagcaaacttgctgagggtacattctaactcttcatccaggtcgttgatgaagttaaacaaggctgggcccagtactgacccctgggggacaccactagttacaggcctccaactagactcagcgctgctgacgacaaccctctgagttctaccattcagccagttctcaatccacctcactgaccactgatccagcccacacttcctgagcttccctaggagggtattatgggagactgtgtcgaaagccttgctgaagtcgaggtagacaacatccacggctctcccctcatctacccagctagtcatgtcattgtagaaagctatcagattggtcaggcatgatttccccttggtgaatccatgatgactactcctgataaccttcttttcctccacttgcttgttgatgacctccagaataagctactccatcacctttcccgggatggaggtgaggctgaccggcctgtagttccctgggtcctcctttttgccctttttgataattggagtgacattggcctttctccagtcctcgggcatctctcctgtcctccaggacctctcaaagatgatggttCTCTAAAAGAGTCTCTAAAAGATGATGATTCTCTAAAAGAATCTTATATAACCTAAAATAATGACTGTAGTTCAGGAAAACTGACCTTTTCCTTTacataaaaaagaaagtattaaaaaaatcacaagcaacatctgcacatgaggaagaagCCAGGCCACGTCAGGAGTGAAAATAATGTGAACGTCCACAAGGCTACGGCACTACTGACAAGTATTAATTACGTGACAAGCAGTTCACTGCAAAAGCTAATGTTCTGTCTTGCCTCCCTCACTTCTTCTGTTATTAATATATATACCATGGGTACAGTCTGTCTGTCTGAGCTGCAGCCACATCTGTAACACGCTCAGGAGAGTTTTAAATTTGCGGTGGTAACAGTGTGCCTGTGGCACCATAGTGCTTAGCATGAGATGACCAACAAACTGGTTCAAAAGACAAGTATTTAGGTCATACCGCTTCAAATCAACTAGTAGCAACACAGGTTTAATACGAAATGCAGCCAAATGCAATGAAATCTCAACAAACCCTTTACCCAGGCAGACGTGTCATAGGCCTGTCAAATATAGTTAGCTCTTACTATGTGCTTGATCCTTTCAGTTAAAATGTCGCTCTCTATCCTGAAAGCTGGTGGGCACAGAACAAGGGTGAGAGTTCGCACTTGTTTTTTATGTGGCATCTTATAGCTCGATTGACACAAAGTCCTATATCTGTGTCTTTGCCGGCCACTGCAGGGGGAGAGACTGTGGATAAATGACATGTGAGTTTGTGCTTTAATGTGTGCACTAAATCTTGAACGTGCTATTTCTGTACAGTGGCATTCCTTGGGGTAGGTCAATAAAGTCAGTTAAGAGTAGATTGAAATTAGTTCTTAACTGCAGCTTTGCTTAACATTTACCTTGTTCACACATGCTCACATTCAGATTTCAGCCAAATGCTGGAGATCTCTGAAATGAAGGAGTTCAACATTTGAACACGGGACCTTGCTTTTGCTCAtgcagtccataaaaatggagtGTGGATGGGATGCAACAGCCTAGCATCACCAGTAAGCATCCTTATCTGTCTTTAGTCAGCACAGACACTTTGAACGAGAGGGCTCAGATGGGAGAACACACCTTTCAGTGGCCATGTCATCGGCAGTGCCCCTACCTCCCAGCTTATTTCCAGCTCCTCCATTTTGATACTGTGCAGTCATGCAAGTAAGGTCAGAAAACACACTGCAAGAGGCTGACAAAGGATAAGgatgcctttattttttcctctaaatttaCATCTTACCTTCCTAAATATTCCTATCATTGCACAGGCAAGCCCTCagcaagaataaatattttaaaatatatatatccaTTAAAAAAGTAGCGGTTTCAAAGAGAAAATATGGCTAGATATACACTGGGTTAACATTTTACTTCAATTTCCCATTTAAGACATTAGGAAGAATGCCTCTGAGGGCATGGGCTCCTTGTCCAAGGACTGAGTTTTCACCAAAAGGGTAGTCAAGCATCACTCCCTTTCCCCTGCAATCACAGGACTGCAAGTCGAGTCAGAAGACCTGACCTAAAACTATCcaataacaacaaaaagtttTAAGCCAAATCCGTGGATTGATCCAATTAGCACTGTGGCCTTAAAATTCCTGGAGCTGAGAGAGAGAAGGAACATaaggctggcagctggctggaagGTGGGACAGCCCTTGTCTGAGCTGAGGGTGGAACCGTGCTCTGAAGGTGAAGTTATATGTGACTGCTGGGGTTCACACCACCTAAGTCTTGCCTCAATGGAAAGGGTAACTCTCCTCTTCCTCTAGTATATGAAACAAAAAAGACCCAGACCTTTACCCCATACTGTTTACACCCATCTAACCTGCACCACGCTTATTCAGttttcttgtaaagaaaaaaaaaagttgacagaTTTCTGTTGGCTTTGTAGGCTGAACTGGCACAGCTCCTGGCAAAGTGTTTGCATGGTCACGAATGGGGATGAACATGACTTTCCTCTTTCAGCAACAAGCTGCGCTGTAACATGAAGCTTCTTCTTGTCCCTACTTTCATGGGAACTGTGCCAACAGTTTACTTGACAAATGACCTCTTGCCCATAAAAAAAGTTTATTATTAATAACAAATCTAGATAGTAGACAATACTGAATTCAAGTctcatgaaattttaaaaaaaagtatattaattGAATCAACAGCAGCCACTCTAGATGGAGATTCCAATACTGTGAAAACCCGAGTTCACGTTCATCAACCAGAAATAAGCCACCTGCTAAGAACTCTAAAGAAAGTTATTTGAACATATTACAgataacactttttaaaatcaaatactaTTAAAGATTTTAAGAAACCAGATGTGTGAGATTCATAATAAATTAAATAGTATCTGCATATCTGACAGGTGAATGCACGGGCCTCCCTTTTTTGAAGCATGAATACAGACAACAAATCAAGCAAGCCTGTACCTGGATTTTCAAGTTTTACAGTGACATCCAACTGTATTCTCCCATGCAGTCCAATTTTTGAACCTTCCTTTAATCCCTCAGTATGTAACAGTGAGAGGCCCTCGTTAGAAGGATAAAGTAGCTCACAGACATGAGAAGCTCAATTAGGAGAGCTGtggatatttttgttttgtaaatttcTACACAGTTGAAACTGAAAATGTTCAAGATACCTGAAAATATCACAGAGTGCAAAATACGGCATAAGTAAACAGAAGAAGCATTAGAAGATGCTTCACATTTCTCAAAGCTTGCTAAAAACTTCTGCATTGTTATTGTTGGCTGAAGAGAGATTAGAGTTTTTCTGACAGATTGCATAACTTCACATACTAGCTCTTCCCATTTCTACTCcaaattttcactgaaaaaggaaaaacactgatGAAAGTGTGAGTACAGGTAAAGTTTCACAACCTGTCTGAAACAACTTTATACACTAACTGGATTAAGCTAGGATTAATTAATTAGCTAGTGCCACTGCCTCTGTTTGTTATGTAAACCTACCAATCACCATCTTTGCAAAGACACTGTTCCAAGAGATGCAAGGAACCAACTTCGAAGCTCATCATCGCAAGAGAAGATCCAGTTTTTCCACCTCCCTGCATTCACCCTCATGTTGCTGCTTATCTTACGCTAGCTCTAGGGCTCATGAGAACTGACTTGACACATCAACTAGGTAAAAAACTATCCCAGTCGTAAAAAAACAAACTCTTTGCCAGCTGAAGTGAGGACATCacaacagtcagaaaaaaaaaaaaagtaggactGCTCAGACAGGCAGAAAGGCACTagggagggagaaaggagaaaCATCTCCTTTTACTGGCATCAAGCTGTTACACTAATTACCTGTGAAATTTTAGTTAAATACTTTCATAAATAGTTAGATCTCTTATCTCTCCTCTCAAAGTCTCAACAATTC includes:
- the MTRF1L gene encoding peptide chain release factor 1-like, mitochondrial yields the protein MRLLSRALRAAQRRRAAALPPRSPRAAPVGACAAGTRPLQPRRGLSARPGLDELFVAPSLRRLLEARARGGAGPELAARIQRLRLKEQELRETRELARQDESEDFRKLAEREITSCEEEVAELKHQIVLLLIPAEETDKSDLVMEVTAGVGGQEAMLFTSEIFDMYQRYAAYKKWKFEVLEYFPSEIGGLRHAVASIAGLEAYKYMKFEGGVHRVQRVPKTEKQGRIHTSTMTVAILPQPTEMRLQINPKDLRIETKRASGAGGQHVNTTDSAVRILHIPTGIMSECQQERSQIRNKEKAMQMLCAKLYNAKLEEETKKRNSVRKIQIGTKGRSEKIRTYNFPQDRITDHRISRSVHHIESFMLGEEMLDEMIQTLREYADYESLMEIIAENEKSNLS